From the genome of Ananas comosus cultivar F153 linkage group 16, ASM154086v1, whole genome shotgun sequence, one region includes:
- the LOC109722252 gene encoding hydroquinone glucosyltransferase-like, giving the protein MAVEGNESQRPHVVLLPSPGMGHVIPLADFAVRLAAYHGFSATLLTFSNFDSPAQAALLSSLPSDSVSSVSLPYISLSDLPPDSPIGVHLCVLLARCLPLLRDAFLSFQNPAAAFVCDLFGSETLSLVRELGVPGYIFFTSNLTRLTLGLHLPRLDETIDVDFEDLPDPVRLPGCVTLRGTDFPDPFRKKSHPMYAPFIRIMSKYSDAAGILVNSFEEMEPEVLKAIREEEQVEAGRPPVHLVGPMVRSGSDETDESGCLEWLDRQPADSVLFVSFGSGGSLSTEQMQEMALGLEASGQRFLWVVRCPNDKEKNTAFITTGNKDDPSKYLPEGFLERTKDVGFVVLSWAPQVSVLAHAATGGFFSHCGWNSTLESTVHGVPMIAHPLYAEQRLNAVLLAEAVGITIRPRAREPYGIVGREEIAAAAKELMQGEKGKALRRRAKELQEAASRALAPPGGSSYKVLQGVANKWKEGASQHVASD; this is encoded by the exons ATGGCTGTCGAGGGGAATGAGAGCCAGCGGCCTCACGTGGTCCTGCTCCCGTCGCCGGGAATGGGCCACGTGATCCCACTTGCGGACTTCGCCGTCCGGCTTGCCGCCTACCACGGCTTCTCCGCCACCCTCCTCACCTTCTCCAACTTCGACTCCCCCGCGCAGGCCGCCTTGCTTTCCTCCCTCCCCTCCGACTCCGTCTCCTCCGTCTCCCTCCCCTACATCTCCCTCTCCGACCTCCCCCCCGACTCCCCGATCGGAGTCCATCTCTGCGTCCTCCTCGCCCGATGCCTCCCCCTCCTTCGCGACGCCTTCCTCTCCTTCCAAaaccccgccgccgccttcgtCTGTGACCTTTTCGGATCCGAGACGCTGTCGCTGGTGAGGGAGCTCGGCGTGCCGGGCTACATATTTTTCACTTCCAACCTTACGAGGCTCACCCTCGGGCTGCACCTGCCCCGGCTCGACGAGACCATCGACGTCGACTTCGAAGACCTCCCCGACCCCGTCCGCCTGCCCGGCTGCGTCACCTTACGCGGGACGGACTTTCCCGACCCCTTCCGCAAGAAGTCACACCCCATGTACGCTCCGTTCATCCGGATCATGAGCAA GTACAGCGACGCAGCCGGAATTCTGGTGAACAGCTTTGAGGAGATGGAGCCAGAGGTGCTGAAAGCCATCAGAGAGGAGGAGCAAGTGGAAGCAGGGAGGCCGCCGGTCCACCTGGTGGGTCCGATGGTCCGGTCCGGTTCGGACGAGACGGACGAGTCGGGCTGCCTGGAGTGGCTGGACCGGCAGCCAGCCGACTCGGTTTTATTCGTGTCTTTCGGAAGTGGCGGCTCCCTCTCGACGGAGCAGATGCAGGAGATGGCACTTGGGCTGGAGGCCAGCGGGCAGCGCTTCCTTTGGGTTGTCAGGTGTCCCAATGACAAAGAAAAGAACACCGCTTTCATCACAACAG GAAACAAGGACGATCCGTCGAAGTACCTTCCCGAGGGCTTCTTGGAACGGACAAAGGACGTGGGCTTTGTGGTGCTGTCGTGGGCGCCGCAGGTCAGTGTGCTGGCCCACGCCGCGACCGGCGGCTTCTTCTCGCACTGCGGGTGGAACTCGACGCTGGAGAGCACTGTGCATGGCGTGCCGATGATCGCGCACCCGCTCTACGCTGAGCAGCGCTTGAATGCCGTGCTGCTCGCCGAGGCGGTCGGAATCACCATCAGGCCGCGGGCCAGAGAGCCCTACGGCATCGTCGGCAGGGAGgagatcgcggcggcggcgaaggaaTTGATGCAGGGGGAGAAGGGCAAGGCGCTGCGCCGTCGCGCCAAGGAGCTGCAGGAGGCGGCGTCGCGGGCACTCGCGCCGCCGGGCGGGTCCTCGTACAAGGTGCTGCAGGGAGTTGCCAATAAGTGGAAGGAGGGAGCAAGCCAGCACGTAGCGAGTGATTGA